The Schistocerca piceifrons isolate TAMUIC-IGC-003096 chromosome 5, iqSchPice1.1, whole genome shotgun sequence DNA segment TAGCTGAATCCATCACTCCAACTTTCATCTTCAGTTCTATTTCAAAAATTTGATATCCTTCTAAGTATGTTCTGCTACTAATTCTTATTTAATTTTTGAACCTTCTAAAGTAATACACTGCTGCATACAtaaaaatgctatattctgtttTATTTGCAAAAAATAGAACTGTACATGAAATCCAGGCATCACTTCCATGTTTTCACACTCCATTAAAGCCACAATGCAAAATACAAAATACAGCTTCTCATTTCAAATATTAGGTACAAAAGATATATTGGCAGCAATCACACAGAAGCAGTAGAGACATTCGAACTAGGGATAACAACCCTCGGCTTCAGTTTGTATAATAACCATCGAGAAATTTCTCCAAATGGAGAGCGATAAGTACGAACAAACTTCTCGTCTAAATGTTGTGGTGCAGGAGGGTGCCTACTTAACAAGTGAACTGCAGATAAAAGTCTCCACTGTGGCCATGGAGAAGCACCATACAGATTGGCACCCAGATTAGTAACACCAAATGCGAAATGTTCACGGTGAGCTAGCTCAGGATGCTTCTGTAATATCTGTTCTGTTGGTACTTTCCCAGCATTATAGTACCATTCCCTTGGGTGATAGCTCCTGTAGCTATTAAGCCACATTGACAGAAACCTTGCATTCTTGCTGGCAATGAGAATCTGAAAAAAgacaagaaatttatttatttatccatgaaATCATGTTCATGAAATGGGATACCAGTTACAGCAATTGTTGAAGGAGCATATTCCTTTTTGCTGTACTGATTTCCAAATACATATGTGTTTGTTACAGTAATTTTTAGACAAGAATCtccatttttaaatatatgtgtcTGATGTAGAGAGAAAAGTGTATTAGTTACCGAATTGGCTGGCCAATATTAATACATTTTGGACAAAATTAAAGATATGCATGACATACATTGATCTCCACAAATTCAACACCAGAATAAAAACAATGCTGAAGCATCACACTGGTAACATTCCTCCTGAAGGAGTTCTTATTATTTTTGACTGAGCAAGGTAATTTAATATCAACTATGCTGGTTACAGGCTCAGACTGTCATTGCATTTACGCAGTCTCTCATTTGTCAGATGAATGTTACCATCACCACATGAGTGGTGATCACGTACATCATTATTTCTTTTACAGAGATGGAGAGTCTTATTTATGAATGAAACAGTCTCTAGGATGTACATGCACAGCTCAGGTGATTCCCATTTCTATGGAGATTGGTTTGGTAGGTGTATATGGTGGTAATCATATCATAATCTTAACAGTGAGTTTttgcataaaaaatattttcttctgtaTCAATCACCTGAAAGGAATGCCTAATGAGATGACCAAGTTAACTGGAGCAGTGTACACAGATAGTCAAGTCATACCTTTGACTGAGAACTCTAAAGGCATAGCTGAGGCTACTCACTTTATAAAGCAGTTTATCTACGTGGATACACCACTGTAGCACGTTGTCTATCCTAAGTCCCAGGAATTTAGTCTCACTGACCTGTTCAATAACTTTCTTGTCTATGACTAATGATTCTATATGTGTTTTTGATGGGCAGAACAACATATgagctgtttttctttttcatattaAGTAAAAAGTAATCACAGAGGCAGTACAGAAGCCCTGCACTGTTGTCAACTAAGTCAGTCCTCATCTGCTATGGAGGAGTGTAACAAGGAGGAGgttcgtatcatctgcaaataacatgGGTAATGTCGAGGATAGGTGTTCTGGGAGATCATTAATAGTGAGGAAAGAGGAAGGTGCCTAATGCTGAGCCCTGTGCAGCTCCAGATGTGTCTGATATTATATGTGAACTGGCTGTTATTCTATCATGTGCCATTATTCCTACTAGCTGCCCTCTGTTTTATAGCTAAGACTGAAACCATTTATTACAGACTCCTGCTAGAACATTAGCATAGGTGCAGTGTGTAATTGATTACATCAAAGTCATTTGTACTATCAACAAAAATCCAGACACATAGGGCTTTCATTAAACACAAGTATTAACTagtcaataaatgaaaagcaagcCTCATTGATGGATTTATTTTTATGAAAGCCGAACAGCTGTGTTGTTTGTAATGAGTCAACTTTCAAGAAAGGATAttcctcaataataatttttttctattattttgcaTACAGTTGGGTGGACTTGTTGAACCTTatgatttttccttttttgtgtgtgGAACTATTTTCCAGGTTTTGAGTGGTTGGGGGGAAATACCAGTATTCCTGGAGCAGTCACTTACATAGCACAGTAGTCAAATATTACATCAGTAACATGTTTTTAGCTAGGTGAATCATAAAGACCAGATGAGAGGGAATTTTTCATATCCCAATAATTAGGAGAACTTCCCTCAAAGTCGAAGGCATCTGAAAGGTGATTTGTCAGATGTTATATACTTTGAAGggaaagatttttttggtggagagCGACCAACTGAACGAATGCTAGATATTCcagaaaaaatgtttattaaatgtaTCACAAATATGTTTTATTGGTTGGCCAATATATGGAAGAGGTTCTGGTGTTTTCTGTTTGACATCAGTTTATAAAGCAGAATTATATAAAGATGTGTACAAACATTTGTAACATACCCTACTTCTATACACTTTAGGAATATCATTTTAAAAAGTCTTCATAATGCAATAAAACTAGGCAGTGTTTGTTCCTTTTTAATTATGAGTGTTTTCCATGGAATTATACCTGATGATGATAAAGTTAATCTCAGACTTATCTGGAGGTCTAAAAAGACTTAACAGCAGTCAGTTTCTTAGATACATCGTCCTATAGAAAATTTTCATATCTGCTTCGGTAAAACAATTATATATTCCTTCCACACTATCAGTAATTGCCATCAAAATAAGACCACTGAATAACAAAGATAAAACCTAAGAATAGTTACTTAATTTCAGCACTAATTTATTATATTATGATATCAGCAGAAATTACTTTTGTTTTGTTGGAGATGGTTATTCAGGGGCTCTTTGCATTCTAGATTCTCACATGTCATGAAAAGGAATTTGGTATCACATTATTACCGAGTGGCTTGTATCTATTTACTTTCATGGTCACTTTCACAGCTTTTCAGTTCACAGTTTTTTTAGTGCTATCATGTATTGTTCAAATGCAAATCTTCGGATTTTCACATTGGTGTATTAATTCCTGAGTCACTGAGTAGTATGGGGTATTCCACTTATGGAAATAATATTCTGGTTGCCAATTATGGTTGCTAACTGTCACACAAACGTACAAAACTACACAATCACATATTGCTGGTATATGTCATGACTCTTTTTGTACGTGGCCCTGCCCTTCATTTATAGTTTTTACAGACAGTACCCTGCCTGCCtgctccacaaacagatttcctgcaTCATTTCTGCCCATGACACCAATAAACTTACCACAACTGCTTCCTAATCAAGACTCCTCTCATCACCTAGGCACTGAAAAACTCAAATGTATCCTTCTCTAGGGCTTCGACTACCTATTTAGGTAGCCTAGAGCGACAAGTATAGTACCCAAAGCTCTACCTTTATTCCTAAGAGTGTTATTCTGTTGCATACCAAACCTCCACAATATTTCTGTCCATCCTTAGTTCAAAAATCATTCTCCAAGAGTAAAACTTATGCCATATACCTATAAACCATGTCCAACAGCAACCATTCAGAGGCAGGGCTATGTGAGCAGGGCGCTACATGTTATATCGGCACCTGGGGCTATGTGAGCAGACATTTTATGCAGGTATGTCAGATTATCAGCTGTCTACCGATGTATGAGCTTGACCACCCAGTTACCGAAGCCAGTATCTTGCATACAACACTTATGAACTCAGAACAGCTGCATATAATTGAGCTGTCTTTTTCAGCATATCATTTTTCTTGCATAGTCCACTTCATCTCAACTTTCTCTAACCCACATCCCTGAACAAACCCTTCCCACTGTCTTGCCTCACCCTTCCCTCTCacagttttctattccattccatTCCAGGTCTGACACTGTACTCCCCTGTGCcctatcatctctctctctctttctctctcactccccctcccccccccccccctgtccaacTTCTGTTTCCCAAACTTTTCACCTACCCCTGCATCTGCCTCTCCAGACAGCTGCTCATAAACAGTGCTTCCCTGACCACACTGATGTGTGTTTAGCGTCTGTGTGATAAAATGTTGGTACTTCTTTTTTTCTCTTAAAATAGCCACCCTTAGGCAGGTATCTTCTTGTTCTTTCACTGATTTTTCTCAAGCAATTCCTTCTcagctctcccctccccctcttgtTTGTGCCTCCACCTCCTCCTTATATTGTGTATGAACTCTCCAAACTCGTTGTACTTTTCAACATAATTGTTTCCCATTACTGCTTGTTTGTACTACATTCCATTTACTATGGCATCCATTTATCATATTTAatctttatataaaaaaaagatttACTTTAGTATGCACGGAATAGGTTTTTAACTATTAAAAAGTCCTAAATAGTGCTCTCATCATTTTTTTTGCTTTcatttcctgtatttaattttcatCTTACAATGATGATATTTACATGATAATCTACTCCAACAACATGTTTCAATATAAATTTTTTGTACCTGATTTCCAATGTATTCACCATAAGGCCATGCAACAACCATTTCGGAATTCCTGTATCTATCTAGAGAATGTAGAACAAGCATGTCTGTGTCCAGATAAATTCCTCCATGCTGCATCAGTATCTGAATCCTTGCAACATCTGCAGAATGGTACACTGAACTCAATCGTTGACCAAACACATGTGTTGGTTGCTCAAGAAGAGACACATGGATACTGGTGTCATTAAATGGTGCTGACTTAATAGCCAACCAGTAATTCCCTTCAAAATCTGGGCTGTCAGAATGTATTATGAGCTGCTCTGGTTTCTGCACCTAAAATTGGAAGCCATAGTATGAATTAAcgctaaattttattttgttatttgtgtgttgagaaaaaatgttattactattatcattatttattattattaatgtggaTGTATAATGAGTAGTGATATGTCAcagggaaattaaaataagaattgCAATGACCAAAGAAATTCTTATAGAAAAAAAATTACTCATGTATCCTCAGATATGGTGAAAAAAATGTGATCAGTGAAGTGTTTCATTTGGACAATCTTAAACATTGGGAAGATGTGAAATGCAGTGTCCAGGATCTTTCAAACCATgaatgtagaggaagaaagagaaagtttGAAATGAAAGGGcagactaagaaatgaagagatattgAAAACAGTGAATGAGAAACAGTATTTATTAAGAACATGTAACAACAGTATGGGAAGAAACTGGCTAGGGAATTTTACTGTGtctgtttcttaatttattttgtaatttatttttg contains these protein-coding regions:
- the LOC124798673 gene encoding uncharacterized protein LOC124798673, which encodes MLPRSKIILQAVSLVLFLVSAVSWFYWTNNDRFELRYTNSCTKDCVPNIVHYIIFGKKSLDFISYLSILSVLKVQKPEQLIIHSDSPDFEGNYWLAIKSAPFNDTSIHVSLLEQPTHVFGQRLSSVYHSADVARIQILMQHGGIYLDTDMLVLHSLDRYRNSEMVVAWPYGEYIGNQILIASKNARFLSMWLNSYRSYHPREWYYNAGKVPTEQILQKHPELAHREHFAFGVTNLGANLYGASPWPQWRLLSAVHLLSRHPPAPQHLDEKFVRTYRSPFGEISRWLLYKLKPRVVIPSSNVSTASV